A genomic window from Nodosilinea sp. PGN35 includes:
- a CDS encoding phosphatase PAP2 family protein: protein MIQATLKKLARLWMREVHPRLMSFITAAGVLWLGVCLLLLFGLANLAEEVLEQEAFAFDETILLWINRFANPVLDQIMLATTRLGDPEVVVPLTCIGVVWLWWRWRWRIAAIFAITCIGGAVLSTGFKLFFEKARPALWPQLITETSYSFPSGHALGSMVLYGFSAYLLAQGFQPQKRLIYGVAVVLIGAIGFSRIYLGVHWPTDVVAGYSIGFLWLSLCVGLLQLETRRSTKSTNSSGD, encoded by the coding sequence ATGATTCAAGCAACCCTGAAAAAACTGGCCAGACTTTGGATGCGGGAGGTACATCCTCGCTTGATGTCCTTCATCACAGCTGCCGGAGTGCTCTGGCTTGGGGTTTGTCTGCTCCTGCTGTTTGGCTTAGCCAACCTGGCCGAAGAAGTGCTGGAACAGGAAGCCTTTGCCTTTGATGAAACGATCCTGCTGTGGATAAATCGGTTTGCCAATCCGGTGCTGGATCAGATCATGCTGGCCACCACCCGCCTGGGGGATCCTGAGGTCGTGGTTCCCCTAACCTGTATTGGCGTGGTCTGGTTGTGGTGGCGCTGGCGCTGGCGCATAGCCGCGATCTTCGCCATTACCTGTATCGGTGGGGCGGTGCTAAGCACGGGGTTTAAGCTGTTTTTTGAAAAAGCGCGTCCCGCCCTGTGGCCACAGCTGATTACCGAAACCTCCTACAGCTTTCCCAGCGGTCACGCGCTGGGGTCAATGGTGCTTTACGGGTTTTCTGCCTACCTGCTGGCGCAAGGGTTTCAGCCGCAGAAACGGTTGATCTACGGTGTTGCCGTTGTGCTGATTGGCGCTATTGGCTTCAGTCGGATCTATCTGGGCGTTCACTGGCCCACAGATGTGGTGGCAGGGTACAGCATCGGTTTCCTGTGGCTCAGCCTGTGTGTTGGCCTGCTGCAACTTGAGACCAGACGCTCGACCAAGTCAACCAACTCTAGCGGCGACTGA
- a CDS encoding glycosyltransferase: MLEAPKQDFKQDIRAYFDYIAPELDRWSRRNRYYYDDLARLHQFIIPPGSRVLEIGCGTGDLLRATAPALGVGIDFAPAVTAIARQRYPDLAFYTLDAEALEPLQLAPEHRQFDYILLSGVLGYLGDIQAVLQRLQPLCQPHTRLILTFHNHLWEPLLNLAERIGQRRPQPPQNWLSTNDVANLLTITGYRPLQWGSRFLWPKYVPGIAGLVNRYLAPLPLVKHLCLTTFLVARPQPTPTPAPPTCSVVIPARNEAGNIAAAVARLPQLGAHTEIIFVEGHSRDHTWTAIQDTVQAYRGPFTLKAFQQTGRGKADAVRLGFDQASGDILLILDADLTVPPEDLPHFVEVLASGQGEFANGSRLVYPRSLSAMPWLNTVANKIFALLFSFLLEQPLKDTLCGTKVLWRRDYRRIAAGRSYFGDFDPFGDFDLLFGAAKLNLHIVEVPIRYQPRTYGSSNIAHVKEGLILLKMCLYACRKLKFR; this comes from the coding sequence TTGCTTGAGGCCCCCAAGCAAGACTTCAAGCAAGATATCCGGGCCTATTTTGACTACATTGCCCCCGAGCTAGATCGCTGGAGTCGTCGCAACCGCTACTACTACGACGATCTGGCTCGGCTTCATCAATTTATTATTCCACCCGGCAGCCGGGTGCTAGAGATCGGTTGCGGTACCGGCGACCTACTCCGGGCGACAGCCCCGGCCCTGGGAGTAGGCATTGACTTTGCCCCGGCGGTAACGGCGATCGCCCGCCAAAGGTACCCCGATCTCGCCTTCTACACCCTCGACGCCGAAGCCCTCGAGCCCCTACAGCTAGCCCCAGAGCATCGTCAGTTTGACTATATTTTGCTGTCGGGGGTACTGGGCTACCTGGGGGATATTCAGGCCGTGCTCCAGCGGTTGCAGCCCCTGTGCCAACCCCACACCCGCCTCATCCTCACCTTCCACAACCATCTGTGGGAACCGCTGCTAAATCTAGCGGAGCGGATAGGGCAGCGTCGCCCCCAGCCTCCCCAAAACTGGCTCAGCACCAATGACGTGGCCAATCTGCTCACGATCACGGGCTACCGCCCGCTCCAGTGGGGCAGCCGATTTCTCTGGCCAAAATACGTGCCGGGCATAGCGGGCCTGGTAAACCGCTACCTAGCGCCCCTGCCCCTGGTCAAACACCTCTGTCTGACCACCTTCCTGGTGGCGCGGCCCCAGCCGACTCCTACCCCAGCACCGCCCACCTGCTCGGTCGTTATCCCAGCCCGCAACGAAGCCGGCAACATTGCCGCCGCCGTCGCCCGGCTGCCCCAGCTCGGTGCCCACACCGAAATCATCTTTGTCGAAGGGCATTCTCGCGACCACACCTGGACGGCCATTCAAGATACGGTGCAGGCCTACCGAGGGCCGTTTACCCTCAAGGCGTTTCAGCAGACGGGGCGCGGCAAGGCCGATGCGGTGCGGCTGGGGTTTGACCAGGCCAGCGGCGACATTCTGCTCATTCTCGACGCTGATCTAACCGTACCTCCCGAAGATTTGCCCCACTTTGTCGAGGTGCTGGCCTCGGGGCAGGGTGAATTTGCCAACGGGTCGCGGCTGGTCTATCCCCGCTCTCTGTCGGCCATGCCCTGGCTCAATACGGTGGCCAACAAAATCTTTGCCCTGCTGTTTTCGTTTTTGCTCGAGCAGCCGCTCAAAGACACCCTCTGCGGCACCAAGGTGCTGTGGCGGCGCGACTACCGGCGCATTGCCGCCGGACGCAGCTACTTTGGCGACTTCGACCCCTTTGGCGACTTTGACCTGCTGTTTGGAGCCGCCAAACTCAACCTCCACATTGTGGAGGTGCCCATTCGCTACCAGCCCCGCACCTACGGCAGCTCAAACATTGCCCACGTCAAAGAAGGGCTGATCTTGCTCAAGATGTGCCTCTACGCCTGCCGCAAGCTCAAGTTTCGCTAG
- the psaI gene encoding photosystem I reaction center subunit VIII, whose amino-acid sequence MPAAFLPSILVPLVGIVFPAVAMAFLFLYIERDDAAEPLKK is encoded by the coding sequence ATGCCAGCTGCCTTTTTACCCTCTATTCTGGTTCCTTTGGTGGGGATTGTTTTTCCCGCCGTTGCTATGGCCTTTTTATTCCTTTACATTGAGCGGGATGACGCCGCTGAGCCCCTAAAGAAGTAG